The DNA sequence GCGTAGTTCGTCTCCCCGCAGCACTTGGCCGTAGACCATTTGCCGGCCATCCCAGAAGGCGTTGATCCATTGCTTGGGGCCGGGACTGCTCTCGACGACGACGCAGTTGATCGTCGACCGCATGGGACCACCTCGCCCGTCAATGTTGTCCCGTCGCAGCACATTGCGCAGAAACTCGGATACCGCGACGGCGTTGGCGTGGGCGCTGACGGCGCTGGGTGTCCAGATCGGCGGATTGGTGATGAGGGCACCCGGCAGCCGATCACGGTCGACGGAGGGGTCACCGAAGTTGAAGCCGAAGGTCTGCACGTTGTGGACGGGGTCGTTCATCACCAGGCCTTCGCCTTGGCGTGTGACGAGGAAGGTGCGCTTGACGTCGAAGCTGTCGGTCGCCGTCTGCTCTTCACCAGTGGTCATGCTGGGTGTGCGCGGCAAGATGGATACGACCTGCGCGTCGTGAGCGTCCACCACGTAGTCGACGAACCGGGGCGGCTCGAATTGGCTTTCCTGGCCCGACTGAGGCTCAACCGTGTGGTCCAGGGTCACCGGCACGTCTTCGAGGATGTACACGAGCCGCCAGCGAGACGCGGTGGCGTCGAAGTAGTGGTTCAGGCGAGGAACCACACCGGCCAGGACGGGTACATAACCATGCGGCGCGGTGGCGGCCGCTGCCAGGGCGTCGCTCGCCGAGACGGTGGCGACCGGGTCGACCTCCTGGGGCTCGCCGAGAGCTGAGTCGATGCCGATCAGATCGTTGGCCTTGTCGAGTTCCACGGTCACCAGTGAGCCGTAGACCGGGATGTCGTTCAGTGTCTGACGGAACTTCACCGTGCGGGTGTCGGTGAGCGGGATCGTCTCCGTGCCGATCGTCTTGAACCGGCTGGTGACTCCGTTCGCCACCGGAGCATTGAAGGACGGCACCGTCGCGCTTGCCAGGGCCTGGTCGAGGTAGCGACGCGCCGCCATCTCGGGATCGAGGTCGCGCTCACTTTCGAGCCCCTGCGGCCTGACGCCGGGACGCGCGGCTTGCTCCTCCTGCAGTTGAGCGATGGTGCGGGACGACGACTCGTCGAATGTGTGCAACGAGAAGCTGCTCAGACCATTTTCTGCGGCTTGTTGGTTGGGCATGACACTGTTCTTTCCCGACAGGGTGCAGGGTTTCGCGAAAAACTCCAAAGGCCGGAAGCCCGAAGCCGATGGCCTCGGGCCCCGGCCTTTGGGTCAGGTGAGGTTGATCGTATGGTCGATCGAGGTCACCGGCGCGATTATCTTTCGCATGCCGAGCAGTCGGGAATCGCTGCTGCCCGTGGTCCAGCACCAGTCGAATGCCCGGTCTGGAAGGTGGGTGGTGAATCCGCCGCTCCAGCTCCGACTTCTGTCCTGATTCTCCGCGAAAAAGAAGTACTTCGCCCCGTTGACCGGGCCGGAACGCACCTTCGCCTCTGCGTTCGGAGCGATCCCGAACCATCCTTTCTTCGACCACGGGTCACCCTCCGACCCGCAGTCACTGTTTGATTAAGCGTAAGCGACCCAAACAGTCGTCGACGTGCTGTTCTGGAAATAGAGTCCCACGGTCATCCCTCCTGCGGCGTGGGGTCGTCACCGCGACCGTCGTCGCCGGCGTAGTCGCTCTCCATGCCGGGACGGTGGTCCTCACCGGTGGAGACCTCCGCCGTCCGATCCACCGGGACCGCCTCGCCCGTCTGGTCCGGACCGCGTGATCGCCGATATTCGGCAGCCTCGTCCGCCGTCCAGGCCCGTGACAATTTCTCTGCCCTAACGCGACACCTACTTCCTCGGTTGAGGCTGCCTCGAAACGGGCGTGTTACCGGGTGGCCTCATTTCACCAGGACCGAAGCGCCCGCCGAGGTCGCCGCTCCACCAGCGGTGTGAGTGAAGCTCCCATTTATCCAAACTAGCTTCAGCGCATCCGCGTGGCATCTTGGGACGTGCGATCAAGGCCGTAGTGTCGGTGAATTCTCCGGGCAGTGCGCCACGACTGGCGCGCTGTCCGCCTCAAGAATGTTTGACCTTTCGACGATTCCACGTCTTGATGTTTGAATGCTCGATGGTCCCCATATCATCAATTCTGAGATATAACTGGACCGTGATGCGCTCGGCGTGAAAGTTCGGCCAAGATGGAAACGCAACTCAATTCTGCGCGGCAGGCAGCAGGTCGCAAAAAGAACCTATGGTCGATAGTTCCGGAGCTCCTATCGACCGGGCGTTCGCTGATATGTGCCGGGCAGAAACCAAGAGCCTCGGTCACGGGTGCCGGCCTCGAACAAGTTCGGATCGACGAAACGGACTACGTTCGCCCGAATCGGACCTACCCCGAGGAGTCGGGCCGGCACATGGTCGGCGCGGACAGACAGAGATGCCTTTGATGAGCCATGGAACGTGCCCCCCGGACACGGCCCAGGTGCTGGACATGAGCGGCCTCGACTGACGACGACGCCCTCGTAGGAGCCACGGTCGGCCCCACAGGACGCGCACGGATGGACGTGACGTCCGAGGGCCCGAGCTCGTGCCAGCTGCCTCAGCCGGTCGACGCCCTCGTCTCTCATCCCGCCGGATGCACCCCGTCCCGTCCGCGTTGATGTCGGAAGCGGATGTCAAAGGCCCCGGACCATGATCGGTCCGGGGCCTATTGGCTGGTGCCCCCGGCAGGATTCGAACCTGCGACACCCGCTTTAGGAGAGCGGTGCTCTATCCCCTGAGCTACGAAGGCGAAGGTGTGGGCCGTGGTGTGCGGCCTCAGGCGTCAGCGTACCGGATGGCGGTCGTGGGGGTGGGGGGTCAGGGCGGGGGACGAGGGGGGAAGGGGGTGGCGGGGGTCAGTCGTTCGGGGTTCGTGTCACGCGTACCCGGTACTTCTCCGCTTCCGCCGTCACCACCGTCACCTTGATGCCGGTCCGGCGGTCCAGGAAGGTCTCGCCCGGGGTGAAGGTCGCGTCGGAGAGTTCCGCGTGGACGTTGGGGGTGCGGGTGCAGCCGCCGCTGTCGCGGCGGGAGTCGTAGACGGTGATCGGGCCCATGCCCGTGTCGACGTCCGCGTCGACGCGGTAGATCAGGATGCCGGGGCGGCACACCGCGTCGTCGTTGCCGGCGCGGGTGCGCAGTTCGACGGCGTAGCCGGAGTGGGCGTCCAGGGGGACGAAGACGAGTTTCGGGCCACCGGTGCGGGCCAGCGGGGTCAGCGTGTACTCCTTCGTCCCCGTGCCGGCCGCGCAGCCGACCTGGTCCGCGTCCAGCCAGCCCAGCTTCCACTTGTGCCAGGCGAGGAGGTCGTTGTTGGCGCCCCAGTCCTCGCTCATGATGTCCCAGTGGCCGACCGCGCCGCCGCCCTCGGCGGTGTAGAGGTCGGGCAGGCCGAAGACGTGGCCGTTCTCGTGCGGCAGGACGCGGTAGCCGGTGCGGTCGTAGGAGCCGGAGCCGTCGTCCTGGCGGGAGTAGACGAAGGACGCGTTGGCGACGGGGACGCCGTCCGCGGTCGGGGCCTCCCTGTTGCCGGCGAAGGTGACGGACAGGACCGTGTCCAGGGCGGCGGGGCCGGCGTTGGGGGTCACCAGCACGTTCAGCAGGTCGTACGCCTGGAAGTCCACCTTGTGGTCGGCCTCGGCCACGATGTCGCGGACCAGTTCGCGGTAGCCGGGGTCGAAGGGGGCGCCGCGCTCTATGCCGTACTCCCGGAAGGACTTGGGCATGCGCAGCCAGTCGGGTACGGGGATCTCGGGGCGGTAGTCGAGGCGGCCGTAGGAACTGGTGGTGAACCAGTCGCGGGTCTTCGGGAAGAACTCCCGGTAGCGGTCGAGGGCGTCGCCCTCGCCGGGCGCGTCCGAGAAGTCGATCATCAGGGTGAGGGCGCGGACCGTGCCGGTGGAGCGGGTGTAACCGGGGTCCGTGGGGATGCCCTCGGACATCTGGACCTCGCCGTCGCCGTCGATCATGCAGGGGCCGTGCGCGGAGGTGCGGGACGGGGCGCTGGGTCCCGCGCCGGGGACGGAGGTGCCGGGGGAGAGGCGGCCGTTGCCGGCCGAGGTGCTCACCGCGAGGGTCAGGGCGGTCACCGATGCCAGGGCGGCCAGGCGGCGCGGGGATATCCGGCGTCGGCTCGGCTGCGGCTGCATGCGGGGACCTCCGCTCCACACGGCAGCCGCCGGTTCCCGACTGCACCCTCTCGATCACCCTGCGTCGACGGGTGCGCGGACGCTCGCTGGAAGGGCCGATCGTGGGGCGGACCCGGTCCGGGGTGTGTGAGGCGGGTCACAGGAGAAGGTGCCGGGGGCGGGAAATAACCGGGGATCGTTTCCCCGTTTACACCTGTGTCCGCGCGAAACGGGGATTCCTTCCCCGGATCGCAGAGGGTGCCACCCCCGGCCCGCCGGACACGGGCAGAACGCCGGAGAACGCCGGAACGCCGGCAGAACGCCGGCGGAACGCCGGCAGGACACCAGCAGGACCGGGCAACACCCCCGGGATGTCCACCGGCCTTCCGGGACACCCGAGAGACTCAGGACACCCCGAGGCTCTCGGACACCGACAGAACCACAGCAAGCAACCGCCACAGCAACCGAGGAGTGCACCGTGCAGACCGCGACCCCCGTAGCGCGCAAGATGCCTCGGCCCCGTGCCGACGCGCTGCGCAACCGGGAGCGGATCGTCACCGCCGCCCGCGAGATGTTCGTCGAGTTCGGGCCGGACGTGCCGCTCGACGAGGTCGCCCGCCGGGCCGGCGTCGGCAATGCCACGGTGTACCGCAACTTCCCCGACCGCGACGCACTGGTGCGTGAGGTCGTCTGCTCCGTGATGGACCGTACGGTGCGGGCGGCCGAGCTGGCGCTCGCCGAGTCGGGGGACGCCTTCGAAGCGCTGGAGCGCTTCGCGCACACGGCCGCCGACGAGCGGATCAGTGCCCTGTGCCCGATGGTCTCCAGCACCTTCGACCGGCACCACCCCGATCTGGAGGACGCGCGCAGGCGTGCCGAGAGCCTCGTCGCACAGCTGATGGACCGCGCCAAGGCGGCCGGCCAGCTCCGTGCCGACGTGGAGTACGGCGATCTGATGGTGGGCGTCGCCCAGCTGAGCCGGCCCCCGGCCGGTACCGGCTGTATGAACGCCGACCGCTTCGTCCACCGTCATCTTCAGCTGTTCCTGGACGGGATGCGGGCCCCTGCCCGGACCGCCCTGCCGGGCGCGGCCGTGACCGTGGAGGACCTGCGCCGCTGAGCCACCCCTGACCGTCCACCGCCCGTCCTGATACCGGATCAGCCCGATCGCCGAACGCCGATCGCCGGGGTCATGTGATCGCCAGGATCACGCCAGGATCACCCCGTCACGAGGAGCGAGCTGATCGTGTCGATCGCCTGACCATCTGCATCTGTCACTCACATCACCGGCATCACCGGCATCACCCGCATCGCGGGTGCCGAGGCCTACGGCCGTCCCCTGGGCGCGTCGTTGCCTGAAGACACCCGATTTTTCGCTACAGAGTCCTGATTACCGTCACAAGCTCCGAAGTGGGTACCCCCATGTCTGCAACAGCCGCACCGGCCGGCAAGGCCGTCGGCGCCGTCCCCGACGCCAACCGCTGGAAAGCGCTCGTCTTCATCGCGCTCGCCCAGCTGATGGTCGTCCTGGACGCCACCATCGTGAACATCGCCCTGCCCTCCGCCCAGCAGGACCTGGGCATCTCGGACGGCAACCGCCAGTGGGTGGTCACCGCCTACGCCCTCGCCTTCGGCGGGCTGCTGCTGTTCGGCGGCCGTATAGCGGACCTGTGGGGACGCAAGCGGGCCTTCGTGCTCGGTCTGGGCGGGTTCGCCGTGGCCTCCGCCCTCGGTGGCGCGGCCACCAACGAGGCCATGATGTTCGGCGCCCGTGCCCTCCAGGGCGTGTTCGGCGCGCTGCTCGCGCCGGCCGCGCTGTCCCTGCTCGCGGTGATGTTCACCGACGGCAAGGAGCGCGCCAAGGCGTTCGGCATCTACGGCGCGATCGCCGGTGGCGGTGGCGCCGTCGGTCTGATCCTCGGCGGTTTCCTCACCGAGTACCTGGACTGGCGCTGGACGTTCTTCGTGAACATCCCGTTCGCCGTGGTCGCCGCGGCCGGCGCGTACTTCGTCATCCGTGAGCCCGAGGGCAGCCGCAACCGGTCGCCGCTGGACATCCCCGGTGTGGTGCTGTCGACCGTCGGTCTGGTCGCGCTGGTCTACGGCTTCACCCGCGCGGAGTCCGAGGGCTGGAGCGACTCCCTCACGATCGGCATGTTCGTCGCCTCCGCCGTGCTGCTCGCCGCGTTCGTGGCCGTCGAGGCCAAGGTCAAGGCGCCGCTGCTGCCGCTGCGCGTGATCACCGAGCGCAACCGCGGAGGCATCTACCTCTCGCTGGGCCTCGCCATCATCGCGATGTTCGGCCTGTTCCTCTTCCTGACGTACTACCTCCAGGTCGTGCAGGGCTACTCGCCGGTGAAGACCGGCTTCGCCTTCCTGCCGATGATCGCGGGCATGATCACGGGCTCCACCCAGATCGGCACCCGGCTGATGACCCGGGTCGCGCCCCGGCTGCTGATGGGCCCCGGCTTCCTGGTCGCCGCGCTCGGCATGCTGCTGCTGACCCAGCTGGAGATCGACACCTCGTACGCGGCCGTCCTGCTGCCCGGCATGCTGCTGCTCGGCCTCGGCATGGGTACGGCGTTCATGCCGGCCATGTCGCTGGCCACCCTGGGCGTCGAGCCGCGGGACTCCGGCGTCGCCTCCGCGATGGTCAACACCTCGCAGCAGGTGGGCGGCGCCATCGGTACGGCCCTGCTGAACACGATCGCGGCCTCGGCCACCACGTCCTACATCACCGACCACATCGGCGGCGCCACCAGCCCGGCCCAGCAGCAGCTGGTCCAGCTCGAGGGGCAGGTGCAGGGCTACACCAGCGCGATCTGGTTCGCCGTCGGGATCCTGGTGGCGGCCGCGGCCATCGCTATGACCTTCATCAACGCCGGCCGGCCGGCCGACACCGTGGTCACCGGGTCCGCCGACGAGACGGCCGGGGACGAGCTCCCGATCCCGGTGGTCGCCCACTGACGGTGCCGGTCCGCCGCCGCACTCCCGCGGCGGCCCCGGCCACCGGCAGCCGTACGCCGCCCGCGATGGCCCTGACCGTCGTCGGCCGTACGCCGTCCGCGGTGGTTCCGATTGCCGACGGCCCTACGCCTCCGGTGCTCGGCCGTCGGCAGCCGTAAGCCTCTGGTGGTTCCGGCCGTCGGCAGTCGTAAGCCTCTGGAGGTTCCGGCCGTCGGCAGTCGTAAGCCTCCGGTGGTTCCGGCCGTCGGCCGCTGACGGACCCGGTCCGCCGTACCCCTTCGGGCCACCCGTGCGGACGGGGAGGGGACGCCCCGTCCGCACGGCTTCCAGGACCTGCCCCGGCTTCCGCGTCAGCGGAGCCAGGGCAGGTCCGCACCCGCTTCGCTCGGCTGAAGTCCCTCGGCGACGATCGTCATGATCTCGCCGAGGGACTTCTGCTGTTCCGGGGTGAGCCGGTCGAAGACGGCCTGGCGTACGGCGTCCACATGGCCGGGCGCGTGCCGGCGCAGCACCTCGTGGCCCTCGTCCGTCAGCACCGCGAACTGGCCGCGCTTGTCGGAGGGGCAGTCCTCCCGGCGTACCCAGCCGTTCTTCTCCAGGCGGGCGACGGCGTGCGAGAGGCGGGAGCGGGTGATCTTCGCGGACATCGCCAGCTCCGTCATGCGCAGCCGCCGGCGCGGGGACTCGGCGAGCTTGACCAGCAGGCCGTAGTAGACGTGCGGCATTCCCGCGTCACGCTGGAGCTGGCGGTCGAGGTGGTCTTCCAGGAGGGTGGCGGCCTCGATGTACGAGCGCCAGACACGCTGCTCCTCGTCCGTGAGCCAGCGAGGTTCGTCGGCGTGTGCCGATGCGGGTGCCGTCTTCATGTACTCCACTGTACGACCGACCTCCTTGAAGGTTAAACAAACGGGGCGTACAGTCGTGAGTGGAAGTTGAGAGTTCAAGCAAGCTGGGTATGAAGCGCCCGGCTCCAGGGAACTCGCCCCGTCGAAGGGAGCCGCCGTCGTGACCGCCGCCACCCAGGAGCGCATGCCCGCCCTCTACCTCAGCCACGGCGCCCCGCCCCTGGCCGACGACCCCGTCTGGCCCGGTGAACTGGCCGCCTGGTCGGCCGGCCTGCCCCGCCCGAAGGCGATCCTCGTCGTCTCGGCCCACTGGGAGGAGGCCCCGCTCGCCCTCGGCGCCACCGAGACGGTCCCCCTCGTCTACGACTTCTGGGGCTTCCCGGAGCACTACTACCAGGTCACCTACGGCGCCCCGGGCGCCCCCGCGCTCGCCGACTCGGTGCGCAAGCTGCTGCGCGCCCCCGGCATCCCCGTGCAGGACGTCCCCGACCGGGGCCTGGACCACGGCGCCTACGTCCCGCTGGTCGAGATGTTCCCGGAGGCCGACATCCCGGTGCTCCAGGTGTCCATGCCGACGCTGGACCCGGTGCGGCTGATGGAGATCGGGCGCCGGCTCGCGCCGCTGCGCGACGAGGGCGTACTGATCATCGGCTCCGGGTTCTTCACCCACAACCTGGCCGCACTGCGGCAGGGCGGCATCCCGGCCTGGTCGGCGGAGTTCGACGACTGGGGCCGGCGCGCGCTGGAGACCGGTGACGTGGACGCACTGCTCGACTTCACCCGCAAGTCCCCGGCGGGCCTGCTCGCCCACCCGCGCACCGAGCACTTCGCCCCGCTCTTCGTGACCATGGGCGCCGCGGACGCCGCCGGTGAGCTGGGGGAACAGAAGTCCGTGATCGACGGGTTCTGGATGGGGCTGGCGAAGCGGTCGGTGCAGTTCGGCTGACGGTGCGCGGAGGGCCGCCGGCCTTCCGGCGGTCGGCGGGCGCGTGCCCCCATGCGCCTCGCCCGTTCCGTCCGCCGGTCGGCTAGAGCGGCTTCTCGTACCAGGCCACGTCCCACCAGCGGCCGAACTTGCGGCCCACCTCACGGTACGTGCCGACGTGCCGGAAGCCGAAGCGCTCGTGCAGTCGCGTCGAGGCGGCGTTCGGCTGGGCGATACCGGCGTAGGCGCGGTGCAGGTCCTCGTCCGCCAGGGCGTCGAAGAGGGCCTGGTAGAGCAGCGTGCCGATGCCGCGCCGGCCGACGTCCGGGGCGACGTAGACCGTCGTCTCCACGGAGGTCGCGTAGGCGGGCTTGGGACGGAAGGGGTTGGACGTGGCGTACCCCAGGATCCGCCGCGGGTCGGCGCCCGTGGCAACCATCAGGCGGTGGGGGCCGTCTACAGGGTGGGAGAGCAGCCAAGGGCGGCGCTCCGCCGGGGTGAACGGCACCGTGTCAAATGTGATCGCCGTCTCACGCACGTAGTGGTTGTAGAGGTCGGTGAGGGCCGTCAGATCGCCCTCCCCGCCCGGCCTGACCTGGACCTCCGCGTGCTCCGACGGCATCGCGCCCCCCTCCGTGGCCGGACAGGGTACTGCATGATCGGAAAAATCGAGGGGCGGGTTGGGAATTCTGTCCGGATTCCAGTCGTTGTTTCCTACGGATGCGGGCACCCGACCAGAGTCCGGAGAGACCCTGAAGACCGTGCCGAGCGTCCGCAGGACCACCCGCTGACCTCATCATCGCAAGGGAGCACGCATGGCAACCCGTGCCGTCGCCCGTCGTAAGTCCGCCACCGGCGAGACGGTCGACTCGGCAAGCAGTGTTCGCGCCCATGGCGGCGAGATCGCCGATCGCGACCTGGTCGGCATGTACCTCGACGAGATAGCGCGCACGCCGCTGCTCGACGCCGCCAAGGAGGTCGAGCTGTCCCAGATCATCGAAGCGGGTGTGTTCGCGCGGCAGATCCTGGACGGCCTCGAGGAGAACAAGGCCGGGGCCACCCCCGAGGAGCTGCAGGCCCTCGTCGACGCGAGCGAGCGGGCCAAGGACGTCTTCATCCGCTCCAACCTGCGCCTCGTCGTCGCCGTGGCCCGCCGCTACCCGCGCAGCGGCCTGCCCCTGCTCGACCTGATCCAGGAGGGCAACGCGGGTCTGGTGCGCGCGGTGGAGAAGTTCGACTACCGCAAGGGCTTCAAGTTCTCCACGTACGCCACCTGGTGGATCCGCCAGGCCATCACGCGGTCCATAGCCGACCAGTCGCGCACCATCCGCCTGCCCGTCCACCTGGTGGAGGAGCTGGGCCGGATCCGGCGCGTGCAGCGCGAGTTCAACCGTGAGCACGGCCGGGAGCCGGAGCCCGCGGAGATCGCCGCCGAGCTCGGCTCCACGCCGGAGCGCGTCACCGACGTCCTGGACTGGGCCCGCGACCCGGTCTCGCTGAACATGTCGGTGGACGACGAGGGCGAGACCCAGTTCGGCGACCTCCTGGAGGACACCTCCGCGGTGTCGCCGGAGCAGTCGGTGCTGACGCTGCTGCGCAGCGAGGAGCTGGACGACCTGATCGGCCGCCTCGACCAGCGCACGGCCTCCATCATCAAGATGCGCTACGGCATCGAGGACGGCCGCGAGCGCACGCTGACCGAGGTCGGCAAGGAGCACGGCCTGACCCGCGAGCGCATCCGCCAGATCGAGAAGCACGCGCTGCTGGAGCTGAAGAAGCTGGCCCGCGACACCGGGTTCGACGCGGCGGCGTGACATCCGCCGCAGGCGGGGTAGCGTGACGCGCCGGTGTACCGCGCGCCTTCGACGCGGTAGCGTGCCGCGCGGTGCCCAAGAGGTAGCGTGAGGTGCGGACTCGGTGCGGTGGCGTGAGGCGACGGCGTGAAGTGGGGGTGCGGCACGGTGGTGCGAAGCGACCGGCCGCGTGCGCCGGGTGGCGAAAGACCGCGCAAAACATGGCCGTTGTCCGCCGCTTCAACCCGGTGGGCTCCGGGAACAAGAATGCAGAGCCCAGGAGTTCGGATCCCGAGCCCAGGAGTTCGGGTCCCGGGGGCCTGAGCCCTCTGGATCTTGAGCCTGCTGGGCCAATGAGAGCCACGTCCCGACGCACAACCCCCCCCGGCGCCGGGACTTCCCAAGGCCGGGTTCGGCGCCCCTCCCCCCGGGCGCCGGGCCCGGCTTTCTCATGTCCGGTGTCAGCGGGCCACCCCGAACCTGAACCCCGGGGTGGCCCGCCAGATGGCAGATTGTGCCACATGGGCATAGCCTGCCGGGCGTGAGCAGCACCACCCCGACGCCCCCTCCTCCGCCTTCCGCGCCTCCCGCGGTCTCGCTGACCGAACGGCGCAAGGCCGAGACCCGTATGGAGATCGCCCGCGCGGCGGCCGGTCTCTTCGTCCGGCAGGGCCTGCGGGCCACCCGGGCCGAGGACATCGCCCAGGCCGCCGGCATCGCACCGCGCACCTTCTACCGCTACTTCGCCAGCAAGGAAGAGGCCATCGGCCCGCTCTACGCGGCCGGCGCCCAGCGCTGGGTGGAGGCGGTGCGCGCCGCACCCGCCGAGCTGCCCCTGCCGCGGGTCCTGGAGGACGCCGTGCGCCACACGCTGACGCCCGGCGTCGGAGTGTCGGCCGCGTCGTGGAACTGGGCGCGCACCCTGATCCGGCTGGCGGAGGCGAACCCGGCCCTGCGCAGGGTGTGGGCCGAGGCATGCCAGGCGTCGGAGCGGAATCTGACGGTGGCGCTGGAGGAGCGGCTGACGGCCGGTCAGGCCCCGCACGGCAGCGACAACGTTGCCGACCTCGTCGCGGACCGCGCTGCCGACCTTGTCGCGGACGGTGGTGCCGACCTCGTCGCCGATCGTGCTGCCGACCCCGTCGCCGACCGCGCCCGGTTGTGCTTCGCCGCGGCCGTCGCGAGCGCGGCCGTGCGCACGGCCATGGAGAGCTGGGCGGCGGGTGACGGCCCGCCCGAGG is a window from the Streptomyces capillispiralis genome containing:
- a CDS encoding TetR/AcrR family transcriptional regulator; the encoded protein is MQTATPVARKMPRPRADALRNRERIVTAAREMFVEFGPDVPLDEVARRAGVGNATVYRNFPDRDALVREVVCSVMDRTVRAAELALAESGDAFEALERFAHTAADERISALCPMVSSTFDRHHPDLEDARRRAESLVAQLMDRAKAAGQLRADVEYGDLMVGVAQLSRPPAGTGCMNADRFVHRHLQLFLDGMRAPARTALPGAAVTVEDLRR
- a CDS encoding MFS transporter, which codes for MSATAAPAGKAVGAVPDANRWKALVFIALAQLMVVLDATIVNIALPSAQQDLGISDGNRQWVVTAYALAFGGLLLFGGRIADLWGRKRAFVLGLGGFAVASALGGAATNEAMMFGARALQGVFGALLAPAALSLLAVMFTDGKERAKAFGIYGAIAGGGGAVGLILGGFLTEYLDWRWTFFVNIPFAVVAAAGAYFVIREPEGSRNRSPLDIPGVVLSTVGLVALVYGFTRAESEGWSDSLTIGMFVASAVLLAAFVAVEAKVKAPLLPLRVITERNRGGIYLSLGLAIIAMFGLFLFLTYYLQVVQGYSPVKTGFAFLPMIAGMITGSTQIGTRLMTRVAPRLLMGPGFLVAALGMLLLTQLEIDTSYAAVLLPGMLLLGLGMGTAFMPAMSLATLGVEPRDSGVASAMVNTSQQVGGAIGTALLNTIAASATTSYITDHIGGATSPAQQQLVQLEGQVQGYTSAIWFAVGILVAAAAIAMTFINAGRPADTVVTGSADETAGDELPIPVVAH
- a CDS encoding M4 family metallopeptidase produces the protein MPNQQAAENGLSSFSLHTFDESSSRTIAQLQEEQAARPGVRPQGLESERDLDPEMAARRYLDQALASATVPSFNAPVANGVTSRFKTIGTETIPLTDTRTVKFRQTLNDIPVYGSLVTVELDKANDLIGIDSALGEPQEVDPVATVSASDALAAAATAPHGYVPVLAGVVPRLNHYFDATASRWRLVYILEDVPVTLDHTVEPQSGQESQFEPPRFVDYVVDAHDAQVVSILPRTPSMTTGEEQTATDSFDVKRTFLVTRQGEGLVMNDPVHNVQTFGFNFGDPSVDRDRLPGALITNPPIWTPSAVSAHANAVAVSEFLRNVLRRDNIDGRGGPMRSTINCVVVESSPGPKQWINAFWDGRQMVYGQVLRGDELRSLSANIDVVAHEMFHGVTDHTSRLEYAFQSGALNESYSDIFGTIVANSGKEDPRTWDWLLGENLLPGDKPLRDLSDPPRFGQPAHMDQFRVLPNTRAGDWGGVHVNSGIHNKAAFHLFTAQADDGSLTLSPAEVAAIFYLALTQRLSRTSQFTDSRRAVVASARTLFRTLPADQLTFKVAAVESAFAAVGIL
- a CDS encoding TetR/AcrR family transcriptional regulator, whose amino-acid sequence is MSSTTPTPPPPPSAPPAVSLTERRKAETRMEIARAAAGLFVRQGLRATRAEDIAQAAGIAPRTFYRYFASKEEAIGPLYAAGAQRWVEAVRAAPAELPLPRVLEDAVRHTLTPGVGVSAASWNWARTLIRLAEANPALRRVWAEACQASERNLTVALEERLTAGQAPHGSDNVADLVADRAADLVADGGADLVADRAADPVADRARLCFAAAVASAAVRTAMESWAAGDGPPEGPGGPVELAVGNLEALRDFPWGEMAGPGRQPDVMS
- a CDS encoding GNAT family N-acetyltransferase, with the protein product MPSEHAEVQVRPGGEGDLTALTDLYNHYVRETAITFDTVPFTPAERRPWLLSHPVDGPHRLMVATGADPRRILGYATSNPFRPKPAYATSVETTVYVAPDVGRRGIGTLLYQALFDALADEDLHRAYAGIAQPNAASTRLHERFGFRHVGTYREVGRKFGRWWDVAWYEKPL
- a CDS encoding dioxygenase, whose translation is MPALYLSHGAPPLADDPVWPGELAAWSAGLPRPKAILVVSAHWEEAPLALGATETVPLVYDFWGFPEHYYQVTYGAPGAPALADSVRKLLRAPGIPVQDVPDRGLDHGAYVPLVEMFPEADIPVLQVSMPTLDPVRLMEIGRRLAPLRDEGVLIIGSGFFTHNLAALRQGGIPAWSAEFDDWGRRALETGDVDALLDFTRKSPAGLLAHPRTEHFAPLFVTMGAADAAGELGEQKSVIDGFWMGLAKRSVQFG
- a CDS encoding sigma-70 family RNA polymerase sigma factor; the encoded protein is MATRAVARRKSATGETVDSASSVRAHGGEIADRDLVGMYLDEIARTPLLDAAKEVELSQIIEAGVFARQILDGLEENKAGATPEELQALVDASERAKDVFIRSNLRLVVAVARRYPRSGLPLLDLIQEGNAGLVRAVEKFDYRKGFKFSTYATWWIRQAITRSIADQSRTIRLPVHLVEELGRIRRVQREFNREHGREPEPAEIAAELGSTPERVTDVLDWARDPVSLNMSVDDEGETQFGDLLEDTSAVSPEQSVLTLLRSEELDDLIGRLDQRTASIIKMRYGIEDGRERTLTEVGKEHGLTRERIRQIEKHALLELKKLARDTGFDAAA
- a CDS encoding M6 family metalloprotease domain-containing protein; this translates as MQPQPSRRRISPRRLAALASVTALTLAVSTSAGNGRLSPGTSVPGAGPSAPSRTSAHGPCMIDGDGEVQMSEGIPTDPGYTRSTGTVRALTLMIDFSDAPGEGDALDRYREFFPKTRDWFTTSSYGRLDYRPEIPVPDWLRMPKSFREYGIERGAPFDPGYRELVRDIVAEADHKVDFQAYDLLNVLVTPNAGPAALDTVLSVTFAGNREAPTADGVPVANASFVYSRQDDGSGSYDRTGYRVLPHENGHVFGLPDLYTAEGGGAVGHWDIMSEDWGANNDLLAWHKWKLGWLDADQVGCAAGTGTKEYTLTPLARTGGPKLVFVPLDAHSGYAVELRTRAGNDDAVCRPGILIYRVDADVDTGMGPITVYDSRRDSGGCTRTPNVHAELSDATFTPGETFLDRRTGIKVTVVTAEAEKYRVRVTRTPND
- a CDS encoding MarR family winged helix-turn-helix transcriptional regulator, translating into MKTAPASAHADEPRWLTDEEQRVWRSYIEAATLLEDHLDRQLQRDAGMPHVYYGLLVKLAESPRRRLRMTELAMSAKITRSRLSHAVARLEKNGWVRREDCPSDKRGQFAVLTDEGHEVLRRHAPGHVDAVRQAVFDRLTPEQQKSLGEIMTIVAEGLQPSEAGADLPWLR